The Vicia villosa cultivar HV-30 ecotype Madison, WI unplaced genomic scaffold, Vvil1.0 ctg.001995F_1_1, whole genome shotgun sequence genome window below encodes:
- the LOC131637439 gene encoding uncharacterized protein LOC131637439, producing the protein MPLSQALQHLLKANLITVRDPPKNVTTTYLNYDPNAKCVYHSNCPGHHADNWWALKNKIQDMIDASEIEFDPSKTPNVITAPMPKHDKTVNAIIDTVHVYDVRDLFEKIPSIENLCKGFSRGLKIEDVSVISKAPLKIPTKAPFKISTEPRVAPIIITRPSPISYSSDKAIPWNYGAEVYIQGVKQELIADKVSEDANLDVEISPNTASPTATIIPNQNADTRGKGPLHEPVQTPVETVTENPSSEEANEFLKIIRKSDYDIIEQMGHTPSKISMLSLLSCSKTHAKAMMKFLEAAHVPQEISVTQLENCIAILTTDNYLRFSDADLSPSGKNHNKALHISIECGGTTLAHVLVENGSSLNVLPKLVLDKLNPEGIVLKSSDVIVKAFDGSMSTVYGEVELPIRVGSHTFNIVFYVMDIHPAYSCLLGRPWIHGANV; encoded by the exons atgcctttatctcaagcccTGCAACATCTATTGAAGGCCAATCTGATCACCGTAAgagatcctccgaagaatgtcactaCTACGTATCTAAACTATGATCCTAATGCAAAATGTGTGTACCACTCCAACTGTCCTGGACACCATGCTGATAACTGGTgggcattgaaaaacaagattcaagacatgatagatgctagtGAAATTGAGTTTGACCCGTCGAAAACTCCGAATGTCATTACTGCTCCCATGCCAAAACATGACAAGACTGTTAACGCCATCATAGACACAGTCCATGtttatgatgtgagagatct GTTTGAAAAGATTCCTTCTATAGAGAATTTGTGCAAAGGCTTCTCCCGTGGCTTGAAGATTGAAGACGTGTCGGTAATTTCCAAGGCTCCGTTGAAGATCCCTACTAAGGCCCCTTTCAAGATTTCtactgaaccccgtgtggctcctaTTATCATTACTAGGCCTAGTCCAATTTCATATTCTTCTGATAAGGCTATCCCTTGGAactatggtgccgaggtctatattcaaggagttaagcaagaactcATAGCTGACAAAGTTTCCGAAGACGCCAATCttgatgtgg agatctctccaaACACTGCTTCACCTACTGCTACAATTATTCCTAATCAAAATGCTGATACTCGAGGTAAAGGTCCATTGCATGAACCTGTCCAGACACCAGTTGAGACCGTTACTGAAAATCCATCTTCTGAAGAAGcaaatgagttcctgaagatCATTCGCAAGAGCGATTACGACATTATTGAAcagatggggcatactccttccaagatctctatgcttTCACTCCTAAGTTGTTCCAAGActcacgccaaagctatgatgaagttcCTAGAGGCTGCTcacgtgccacaagagatttctgtcactcaactcgagaattgtattgcaatCCTGACAACAGATAACTACCTcaggttttctgatgctgatctaagtcctagtggaaagaatcataacaaagCGCTACATATAtccattgaatgtgggggcacTACTCTGGCTCACGTATTAGTTGAGAATGGTTCATCTCTGAATGTACTACCCAAGTTGGTGTTGGACAAACTCAACCCAGAAGGAATCGtgctgaaatccagtgatgtgatagtgaAAGCTTTCGATGGTTCAATGAGTACTGTatatggcgaagttgagctcccaATCAGGGTAGGATCTCATACTTTCAACATTGTGTTCTATGTAATGGACATTCATCCTgcctattcctgtctacttggacgtccttggatacatggggcaaatgtgtGA